One region of Pseudomonadota bacterium genomic DNA includes:
- a CDS encoding glycosyltransferase family 4 protein, whose amino-acid sequence MKICFISSNYQFFTGNATGGAERQILKVSEYLAKRNHEIYVILLGYSNGEFTKNGVSYLSGWKHTHGLRFARYFTYRLPNLKRVLNELNADVYYTRGPSLITPSVVKLSTKNKSLSVIGLASDDNLDFRSGKIMIGSPNPSVNKSFGTFAFHYFKNYALREADLIIAQNNYQAMECKKNALRYRVISNIVELPAAKILNVCEDVEVAFIANTAGSSRGMKGINKFLDLVGKLPHIRFIAIGKHDKKLHENNDVRSYLNLQWLGALTHEETLKNIARSKIVVNLSLYEGFSNVILEAWSLGKPVVSLHVNPNGLFDDGKLGYCAAGDIGLMASITAELLSSQEKRKSIGACCRDYIISEHSPEKICDQYEDAFSSNKMM is encoded by the coding sequence ATGAAGATTTGTTTTATATCTTCGAATTATCAGTTTTTTACCGGAAATGCAACCGGTGGTGCAGAAAGACAGATATTGAAAGTATCAGAATATTTAGCAAAAAGGAATCACGAAATATATGTTATATTACTGGGTTACAGTAATGGCGAATTCACAAAAAATGGTGTTTCGTATTTGTCTGGCTGGAAACACACTCATGGATTAAGATTTGCCCGTTATTTTACATACCGGCTCCCTAATTTAAAGAGAGTCTTAAATGAATTAAATGCCGATGTATATTATACGAGAGGTCCTTCGCTAATTACCCCCAGCGTTGTAAAATTATCTACTAAAAATAAATCTCTTTCAGTGATTGGATTGGCAAGTGATGACAATCTTGACTTTCGCTCAGGAAAAATTATGATTGGTTCTCCTAATCCATCCGTGAATAAATCATTCGGAACATTTGCTTTTCATTATTTTAAAAATTATGCGCTAAGGGAAGCTGATTTGATAATTGCACAAAATAATTATCAGGCAATGGAATGTAAAAAAAATGCTTTAAGGTATCGAGTCATTAGTAATATTGTAGAGTTGCCGGCAGCGAAGATATTAAACGTATGTGAGGACGTGGAAGTAGCCTTTATTGCCAATACTGCCGGAAGCAGCAGAGGAATGAAAGGCATTAATAAGTTTTTAGATCTCGTAGGAAAATTACCGCATATTCGCTTCATCGCTATAGGCAAGCATGATAAAAAATTACATGAAAACAATGATGTCAGAAGCTATTTAAATTTACAATGGCTGGGTGCATTGACACATGAAGAGACGTTAAAGAACATAGCACGCTCCAAAATTGTTGTAAATCTATCCCTGTATGAAGGTTTTTCCAACGTAATTTTGGAAGCGTGGTCACTTGGAAAGCCGGTTGTTTCTTTACATGTAAATCCAAATGGTTTGTTTGATGATGGAAAGCTTGGTTACTGTGCGGCTGGTGATATTGGATTAATGGCATCAATCACTGCGGAACTTTTAAGTAGTCAAGAAAAAAGGAAATCTATCGGTGCGTGTTGTCGGGACTATATTATTTCAGAGCATTCTCCGGAAAAGATATGTGACCAATACGAAGATGCCTTTAGCTCGAATAAAATGATGTGA
- a CDS encoding CapA family protein: protein MKKEPLIFTLQADPSGLECIFVSPTAEKIETGSACILIGGDICPAHRLEKPFCETPVDLFKHFAKPFSRQDLIIGNLECPLTNRGEPIPKTGPHLKARTECAKGLKALGFDVVTLANNHMMDMGEAGLRDTLTACHGAGLMTAGASLSWAEIIKPLVIERNGLKIAIVALTENEFSTASPGNGIGCNPLNLPGNVRQIQAARIEADFVIMILHGGSEMYPLPSPQFADTCRFFIEMGADAVVCHHTHVTSGLEYYHDKPIIYGLGNFLFDWLSRQPDDWYQGMAVELILEKYAPIKTRIFGFEQCREELGIRTFDNQEIDLFRDRIEKLSTIIANPDLLETEWAAFSQGRELSYVIESFGLNRIETFLYKKNIMPFWRVNEQKRLCLLNLIRCESHRDVLINALSEKKIYDSFTKERK, encoded by the coding sequence ATGAAAAAAGAACCGCTCATATTCACACTGCAAGCTGATCCATCCGGATTGGAGTGTATCTTTGTCTCACCAACCGCAGAAAAAATAGAAACTGGTAGCGCCTGTATTCTCATCGGTGGTGATATTTGCCCAGCGCATAGGCTTGAGAAACCCTTTTGTGAGACACCAGTGGACCTGTTCAAGCATTTCGCCAAACCTTTTTCCCGCCAAGATTTGATTATCGGGAATCTTGAATGCCCCCTTACGAATAGAGGCGAGCCAATTCCCAAGACAGGCCCGCATCTCAAGGCGCGAACTGAATGCGCAAAAGGTCTGAAGGCACTTGGATTTGATGTTGTCACACTCGCCAATAACCACATGATGGACATGGGCGAGGCGGGGTTACGTGATACTTTGACAGCATGCCACGGCGCAGGCCTTATGACGGCTGGCGCCAGCCTTTCGTGGGCTGAGATAATTAAGCCTCTTGTTATAGAAAGAAATGGTCTGAAAATAGCGATCGTGGCATTAACGGAAAACGAGTTCTCGACCGCATCACCAGGGAACGGTATTGGCTGCAATCCTCTGAACTTGCCAGGTAATGTCAGGCAAATACAAGCTGCCCGCATTGAAGCCGATTTTGTCATTATGATTCTGCATGGCGGCAGCGAGATGTATCCGTTGCCAAGCCCTCAATTTGCCGACACATGCAGATTCTTCATCGAAATGGGCGCTGATGCAGTGGTCTGCCACCATACGCACGTCACATCCGGCCTTGAGTATTATCATGATAAACCGATTATTTACGGGCTGGGGAATTTCCTTTTTGATTGGCTGTCGCGACAACCCGATGATTGGTATCAAGGTATGGCTGTTGAACTTATACTAGAAAAGTATGCACCAATAAAAACGAGGATTTTCGGCTTTGAGCAGTGCAGGGAAGAACTGGGAATAAGAACATTTGACAATCAGGAAATAGACTTATTTAGAGATAGAATTGAAAAGTTATCCACGATTATTGCGAACCCGGATTTACTTGAAACCGAATGGGCAGCGTTTAGTCAAGGAAGAGAATTAAGTTACGTAATTGAATCTTTTGGATTGAACCGGATAGAAACATTTCTCTATAAGAAAAATATTATGCCATTCTGGCGCGTGAATGAACAAAAAAGGCTTTGCTTACTTAACCTGATACGTTGTGAATCACATCGCGATGTATTAATTAACGCCTTGTCTGAAAAGAAAATTTATGACAGCTTTACTAAAGAAAGAAAATAG
- a CDS encoding oligosaccharide flippase family protein, translating into MNSMRTLGKEVIIYGISGTIARFIGMFLMPIYTRIFTPSDYGVIGMINIIGSAVVIVADLQIIHGMARYFNETEGDERRSLIGTGYSFTIGLAVLFGFIIFWGSTLWSSLILHTTDYAELFKCLGLQIPLSVSFSYMLYLLRLRHQPVKYMLATLGMALFSILCGVLLVIYMKLGLIGAILAQVLGFVFGNAIALFFEYRDLKVTIHWNKLKQMAAFGFPMVPAVAGTWLQQVFGQVLILSMISLSELGIYSVALRVASALFLFQMAFALAWSPYALSVMNKPGDKEAYADALRIYASVGFLIAIPFIVFAREIIVILTDPNFYSSYKLIGVTAIAVVVEGIPMIAGVGTIVTKKTKYNSIAYYAGLVVTIIVTIYAIKELGVIGVPLGLLSGRLVQSIIIYHISQKLYFVQHDLIKLYFVMMLVVVTLALSVFMANTGILLKLMIMIIMSSCVFFLCLHTEVVKAYQLVFAKAQKDASA; encoded by the coding sequence ATGAATAGCATGCGCACTCTCGGAAAAGAAGTGATTATATATGGCATAAGCGGTACTATTGCCAGATTTATAGGTATGTTTCTTATGCCAATTTATACAAGGATTTTTACACCATCGGATTATGGAGTTATAGGAATGATTAATATAATTGGCTCTGCCGTGGTCATTGTTGCAGATCTCCAAATAATTCACGGCATGGCACGATATTTCAATGAGACGGAAGGAGATGAAAGAAGATCGTTAATAGGTACAGGATATTCCTTTACTATTGGACTTGCTGTTTTATTTGGGTTCATCATATTTTGGGGATCGACTCTTTGGAGTAGTCTTATCCTTCACACGACAGATTATGCTGAGCTATTTAAATGTTTAGGTTTGCAGATACCATTAAGTGTATCTTTTTCTTACATGTTGTATTTATTACGTTTACGACACCAGCCTGTCAAGTATATGCTTGCCACACTGGGTATGGCCTTATTTAGCATTCTTTGTGGTGTGCTGTTAGTTATTTATATGAAGCTCGGTTTAATTGGTGCTATCTTGGCGCAAGTGTTAGGCTTTGTATTTGGTAATGCGATCGCATTATTCTTTGAATATAGGGATCTTAAAGTAACTATTCATTGGAATAAATTAAAACAGATGGCCGCATTTGGGTTTCCCATGGTTCCGGCTGTCGCTGGTACTTGGTTGCAGCAGGTATTTGGTCAGGTGCTTATATTGTCTATGATAAGCTTGTCTGAATTAGGAATTTACAGTGTTGCTTTGCGCGTTGCGTCCGCTTTGTTTTTATTTCAGATGGCGTTTGCTTTAGCCTGGAGCCCATATGCCCTGTCCGTTATGAACAAACCGGGAGACAAAGAAGCATATGCAGATGCGCTGAGAATTTATGCTTCCGTCGGTTTCTTAATTGCCATTCCTTTTATTGTATTCGCTCGCGAGATAATTGTAATATTGACCGATCCGAATTTTTATTCATCATACAAACTCATAGGCGTGACGGCAATCGCTGTTGTAGTAGAGGGTATTCCGATGATTGCCGGTGTTGGAACCATTGTTACTAAAAAGACGAAATATAATTCTATCGCATATTATGCCGGCCTTGTAGTCACCATTATAGTTACTATTTATGCTATAAAGGAATTGGGCGTAATTGGCGTACCATTGGGACTACTTAGTGGAAGACTGGTGCAATCTATTATCATCTACCATATTTCTCAAAAACTATATTTTGTTCAGCATGATTTAATTAAACTATATTTTGTAATGATGTTAGTCGTTGTAACATTGGCATTATCTGTGTTTATGGCGAATACGGGAATATTATTAAAATTAATGATTATGATTATAATGAGTAGCTGCGTGTTTTTTTTGTGCCTCCATACTGAGGTCGTTAAAGCTTATCAACTTGTATTTGCCAAAGCACAGAAAGATGCATCTGCCTGA
- a CDS encoding asparagine synthase-related protein, with product MTALLKKENRKMLETSLHLYQPVQYICSQNDSFSDYSTVIRGGEKKLTLDVSAILSVLAFNFPCGDRTLFNEIKRQPWLSSISQDGKAVLEPIPPHGFLWDKTERVAERLNSLLQEEAERVCHKRDEIYILLSGGLDSRIVAGTLYELRRKGILKTNPIGLTWGLEDSRDVQYAKAAAEMLGFGWKHINISPVEILENIYDGFPLIGGLVPPYHLHRMLWFKTNVSKEALVLAGSYGDSIGRAEFSGRHVLELDFLRPYNPFNLIRQDCLTQAIAGIHNDLSLLHERAGGRETPKHALCEIELQCHYMRGMIAHVMAVINNWCTLYQMFTDPKVYTYMWSLHPLRRDDSIYAALLERTHPGLARVPWARTNRALQGRTVGAQNVLRREFHDYAKWTSFVLYDEILKIVEPEWFESTGIFNAAQVQFLNKAIAPGSGLLKDYDFRPYDIWFWLAGFRKMIENLQARGRYVHNVQQEIQQEPPPRYFEKRSSLRIKLANTKVWAKTAGYFRKRIAKRKALKKWPIMKL from the coding sequence ATGACAGCTTTACTAAAGAAAGAAAATAGAAAAATGTTAGAAACAAGTCTTCATCTGTATCAACCGGTACAATACATTTGTTCACAAAATGATTCGTTTTCGGATTATTCCACGGTTATTCGTGGAGGCGAAAAAAAATTGACATTAGACGTATCTGCAATCTTGTCAGTTTTAGCTTTTAATTTTCCCTGTGGTGATCGGACATTGTTTAACGAGATTAAACGCCAGCCTTGGCTTTCATCTATCTCGCAAGATGGAAAAGCAGTCCTTGAACCAATACCACCGCATGGCTTCTTATGGGACAAGACAGAGCGGGTTGCGGAAAGATTAAATTCTCTGTTACAAGAAGAAGCAGAACGTGTCTGTCATAAACGAGATGAAATATACATTTTACTCTCCGGGGGCCTTGATAGTCGCATTGTTGCGGGTACTTTATATGAACTTAGGAGAAAAGGTATCTTAAAGACCAATCCCATCGGCTTAACCTGGGGGTTGGAAGATTCTCGTGATGTTCAATATGCGAAGGCGGCTGCAGAAATGCTCGGCTTTGGTTGGAAGCATATCAATATTTCACCAGTGGAGATTCTCGAGAATATCTACGACGGCTTTCCTTTAATTGGCGGACTCGTGCCACCTTATCATTTGCACCGAATGCTATGGTTTAAAACTAATGTTAGTAAAGAGGCACTTGTATTGGCAGGCAGTTATGGTGACTCAATAGGCCGTGCCGAATTTTCGGGCAGGCATGTGTTAGAGCTTGACTTTCTAAGGCCTTATAATCCTTTTAATCTCATTAGACAAGATTGTCTTACACAGGCAATAGCGGGCATTCATAACGATCTAAGTTTATTGCACGAGAGGGCCGGCGGTCGAGAAACTCCAAAACATGCTTTGTGTGAAATAGAATTGCAATGCCATTACATGCGGGGGATGATTGCGCATGTAATGGCTGTAATCAACAACTGGTGTACGTTGTATCAGATGTTTACCGATCCTAAAGTCTATACATACATGTGGTCTTTGCATCCGTTGCGCAGAGATGATAGCATTTATGCCGCTTTACTGGAAAGAACCCATCCTGGGCTGGCTCGTGTGCCATGGGCCAGAACAAATAGAGCCTTGCAAGGGCGAACGGTTGGTGCACAAAATGTGTTGCGAAGGGAATTTCACGATTATGCTAAGTGGACTTCGTTTGTGCTCTACGACGAGATTCTGAAAATTGTTGAACCTGAGTGGTTTGAAAGCACAGGGATTTTTAACGCGGCACAGGTTCAGTTTTTGAACAAGGCAATTGCCCCTGGATCAGGACTTTTGAAAGACTATGATTTTAGACCCTATGATATTTGGTTCTGGTTGGCCGGATTCCGTAAAATGATTGAAAATCTTCAAGCACGGGGTCGTTATGTGCATAACGTTCAACAAGAAATTCAGCAAGAGCCCCCCCCGCGTTATTTTGAAAAACGTTCCTCTCTGCGCATAAAGTTAGCTAACACCAAAGTATGGGCTAAAACGGCTGGTTATTTTAGAAAGCGCATCGCAAAACGTAAAGCATTAAAAAAATGGCCTATTATGAAATTGTGA
- a CDS encoding radical SAM/SPASM domain-containing protein, which yields MNKKRRILIVSGYKNVNPCNIGNTDDNYFALVYPDRENDTIKYDHFSESSPDYRFGVVYPLKREKGIKNVISVIKELLKIKRDNKWDAVYFFNPDSNVTLKLYILSFLFYPDTCFMFDMEYKISKINLSSSLSGINNFSKNIKKIKYWYPAAISRKIKLSYNIGMPSTAIIENTNVCDQRCPICETGLRILERPRGFMGYDNFCKVIDKIYKYVQNVSIYYMGEPFLDKDIYRMIKYAKEKGLRTTIATNGNFLDIDKLFWSGLDNIDFKMSGMDAQSHDKYRVGGSLDNVIKHVKLIIREKRVRGKLSPYVGLGFIVMKHNEHQKQNFLDFAKDLDVNNYRFVKTCIRTVDQGIAMLPEDRSYWIYDENAFDEGRIEPKWKPDNACGPIYHQVVITWQGDVLPCCRDVHGHHVMGNIFEDMDFRTILNNKKYIKFRKLILTNQKNIKICSLCQEFASYE from the coding sequence ATGAATAAAAAACGAAGAATTTTAATCGTGAGCGGTTATAAAAACGTAAACCCATGTAATATTGGAAATACGGATGATAATTATTTTGCATTAGTCTATCCGGATAGAGAAAATGATACAATCAAGTATGATCATTTTAGTGAAAGTAGTCCCGATTATAGATTTGGAGTTGTTTATCCGCTAAAAAGAGAAAAGGGAATTAAGAATGTAATAAGTGTAATAAAGGAGCTCCTAAAAATCAAGAGGGATAATAAATGGGATGCCGTGTACTTTTTTAATCCAGATTCGAACGTAACTTTAAAATTGTACATATTATCATTTTTATTTTATCCTGATACCTGCTTTATGTTCGATATGGAGTATAAAATAAGTAAAATTAATTTATCAAGCAGTCTTAGTGGAATTAACAATTTTTCGAAAAACATCAAAAAAATAAAATACTGGTATCCAGCCGCCATTTCAAGGAAGATTAAACTATCCTACAATATAGGGATGCCAAGTACAGCTATTATTGAGAATACAAATGTTTGCGATCAGAGATGTCCCATATGTGAAACCGGCCTAAGAATATTGGAAAGGCCCCGTGGTTTTATGGGATATGATAATTTCTGTAAAGTAATTGACAAAATTTATAAGTATGTACAAAATGTGTCCATTTATTACATGGGCGAACCCTTTTTAGATAAAGATATTTATAGGATGATTAAATATGCAAAAGAAAAAGGCTTACGGACAACAATTGCCACCAATGGAAACTTTTTGGATATAGATAAGCTATTTTGGTCTGGGTTGGATAATATTGATTTTAAGATGAGCGGAATGGATGCTCAATCGCATGATAAATATCGAGTGGGTGGAAGTCTTGATAATGTAATCAAGCATGTCAAATTAATTATCCGTGAGAAACGGGTAAGGGGCAAACTATCGCCGTATGTCGGCCTAGGTTTCATTGTGATGAAACATAACGAACACCAGAAACAAAATTTTTTGGATTTTGCTAAAGATTTGGATGTGAATAATTATAGATTTGTTAAAACTTGTATTCGCACAGTAGATCAGGGCATAGCTATGTTGCCTGAGGACAGGTCTTATTGGATATACGATGAAAACGCATTTGATGAGGGGCGAATTGAACCAAAGTGGAAACCCGATAATGCATGTGGCCCAATATATCATCAAGTGGTGATTACCTGGCAGGGCGATGTACTCCCTTGCTGTAGGGACGTGCATGGGCATCATGTCATGGGGAATATATTTGAGGACATGGATTTTAGAACAATCCTGAATAACAAAAAATATATAAAATTCAGGAAGCTTATATTGACGAATCAAAAAAATATTAAGATTTGCTCATTGTGTCAGGAATTTGCTTCCTATGAATAG